A genome region from Fervidobacterium changbaicum includes the following:
- the hcp gene encoding hydroxylamine reductase, whose amino-acid sequence MNMFCYQCSQAMKGEACTITGVCGKEPTVARLQDNLQYILKGISAYYYHARELGYKDEEIAAFLGEGLYSTLTNVNFDAQEFVNLALKAGMMNFKVMQLLKKAHIETYGEPTPVEVETGTKEGHAIIVTGHNLKALEELLKQVEGTDVYVYTHSEMLPAHGYPGLRKYKNLAGNLGAAWYDQRELFDKIPAAILGTSNCVLLPKESYKDRMFTTSIARLPGVKHIEGYDYSEVIAKAKSLPKLPEQPGKYKLTTGYSASVVKSLAGKIKELVEAGKIKHFFVVGGCDTPTKRGVYYREFVQKLPRETVVITLACGKFRINDLQLGDIEGIPRLIDVGQCNDTIVALEIAMALSETFGVPVAELPLTLVLTWMEQKAVAILWTLLALGLKGIYIGPVLPAWVNDDILKVLVNNYGIKLIGEPEEDIKAILKN is encoded by the coding sequence TTGAACATGTTTTGTTATCAGTGTTCGCAAGCGATGAAGGGAGAAGCTTGTACGATAACGGGTGTGTGTGGCAAAGAACCGACGGTCGCAAGATTGCAGGATAACCTGCAGTATATACTAAAAGGCATCTCTGCGTACTACTACCACGCACGAGAGCTGGGCTACAAAGACGAAGAAATCGCAGCATTCTTGGGTGAGGGACTGTATTCAACTCTTACAAACGTCAATTTCGATGCACAAGAGTTTGTCAACCTAGCACTCAAGGCAGGTATGATGAACTTTAAAGTCATGCAGCTTTTGAAAAAAGCCCATATTGAAACGTACGGAGAACCAACACCTGTTGAAGTAGAAACAGGAACGAAAGAAGGACACGCGATCATTGTGACAGGTCATAACCTAAAAGCCCTCGAAGAACTGCTCAAGCAAGTTGAAGGAACCGATGTCTATGTATACACTCACTCGGAAATGTTGCCAGCGCATGGTTACCCGGGACTAAGAAAGTACAAAAATCTCGCAGGAAACCTTGGCGCAGCTTGGTATGACCAAAGGGAACTGTTCGATAAGATTCCTGCAGCAATATTGGGAACAAGCAACTGTGTCTTGTTACCAAAAGAATCTTACAAAGACAGAATGTTCACAACTTCAATTGCAAGACTGCCCGGAGTAAAACACATTGAAGGCTATGATTATTCCGAAGTAATAGCCAAGGCAAAATCTCTGCCAAAACTTCCAGAACAACCTGGAAAATACAAATTAACGACCGGATACTCGGCAAGTGTGGTAAAATCACTTGCTGGCAAGATAAAAGAACTTGTCGAAGCTGGCAAGATTAAGCACTTCTTCGTTGTAGGTGGTTGCGATACACCAACCAAACGAGGTGTATACTACAGAGAATTCGTCCAAAAACTTCCAAGAGAAACCGTCGTCATTACTCTTGCATGTGGCAAGTTCAGAATTAACGACTTGCAGCTTGGAGATATCGAAGGTATACCAAGGCTCATAGATGTTGGTCAGTGCAACGACACGATAGTGGCACTTGAAATCGCCATGGCACTTTCCGAAACTTTCGGTGTACCGGTTGCAGAATTACCACTGACGCTTGTGCTCACATGGATGGAACAGAAAGCGGTTGCAATACTTTGGACGCTGCTTGCACTTGGATTGAAAGGCATATACATTGGTCCAGTGCTACCAGCTTGGGTGAATGATGATATTTTAAAGGTTCTTGTAAACAACTATGGTATAAAGCTGATAGGAGAGCCGGAGGAGGATATAAAAGCTATCTTGAAAAACTAA
- a CDS encoding Crp/Fnr family transcriptional regulator: MSSSNQRFIEALQTCEIFKGVEKSCIEEVVRNARVERYDSKELVRIRGDSCEELLFLVEGEAFGLFTNPEGRVLQIDHMFAPKLLAAAVIFSTDAKYPVDVETVKPSVFLSVEKDFFVSLLMKNEKLLRNYLQYVSDAFVFITDRFYEITMKNLVQKVCSYLVRLMDEQNSSTVTMYMSKEELAREFGATRPALSRVFIELERLGIIEMEGKRVAIRNERYVRDYAEFD, translated from the coding sequence ATGAGTAGCTCGAATCAACGTTTCATTGAGGCTCTTCAAACGTGCGAGATATTCAAAGGTGTTGAGAAAAGCTGTATAGAAGAGGTCGTTCGTAATGCTCGGGTTGAGAGGTATGATTCAAAAGAATTAGTAAGAATCAGGGGAGATTCATGTGAGGAACTGCTCTTTTTAGTGGAAGGCGAGGCATTTGGGCTGTTCACTAACCCAGAAGGACGCGTTTTACAGATTGACCACATGTTCGCTCCAAAGCTCTTGGCAGCGGCTGTTATCTTTTCTACAGATGCCAAGTATCCCGTCGATGTTGAAACAGTCAAGCCTTCTGTGTTTTTATCTGTCGAAAAGGATTTTTTCGTCTCCTTGCTTATGAAAAACGAGAAGCTCCTAAGGAATTATCTGCAATATGTTAGCGATGCTTTTGTGTTTATCACCGATAGGTTCTACGAAATAACGATGAAAAATCTCGTTCAAAAAGTCTGCTCATATCTTGTTAGACTAATGGATGAACAGAATTCCTCCACAGTAACCATGTATATGTCGAAGGAAGAATTGGCAAGAGAATTCGGTGCAACAAGACCTGCACTTTCGAGGGTGTTTATAGAACTGGAAAGGCTTGGAATTATTGAGATGGAAGGCAAGAGAGTAGCGATAAGGAATGAAAGATATGTTAGGGATTATGCAGAATTCGATTGA
- the tdh gene encoding L-threonine 3-dehydrogenase, protein MRAIMKKVAGPGLVMEQVKRPTQEDLGPRDVLVKVRRASICGTDVHIYKWDEWSQSRIIPPLITGHEMAGEVVAVGSAVTQVKVGDLVAAETHIPCEHCYQCKTGRMHVCKNLKILGVDTNGIFAEYAIIPETVLWRFSPEIPLDYASVMEPFGNAIHTASVTNLLGKTVLITGAGPIGLMAIQVAKVAGASTVIVSEVDPLRIEMAQENGADVVINPAEKDLVKEVYKLLGDGVDVLLEMSGNRKAFEDGLKCVTMGGEVSVLGIFGGKIDINFDALITMRGLTVYGITGRRMFETWRIADELLRTKKVDLSKVVTHVLPFNEWEKGFELMLNKQCGKVVLNLD, encoded by the coding sequence ATGAGAGCGATAATGAAAAAGGTAGCTGGTCCTGGTTTGGTGATGGAGCAGGTCAAAAGGCCCACTCAAGAAGACTTGGGACCTCGAGATGTGCTTGTTAAGGTTAGACGTGCTTCAATTTGTGGAACTGATGTTCACATATACAAATGGGATGAATGGTCACAATCTCGTATAATTCCACCGCTCATCACTGGTCACGAGATGGCAGGTGAAGTTGTAGCAGTTGGCAGTGCTGTAACTCAAGTGAAGGTTGGTGATTTGGTCGCAGCGGAAACTCATATTCCTTGTGAACACTGCTATCAATGTAAAACTGGAAGGATGCACGTGTGTAAGAATCTAAAAATCTTGGGTGTTGATACGAATGGTATTTTCGCAGAATATGCTATCATCCCAGAAACCGTCCTTTGGAGATTCTCGCCCGAAATCCCATTGGATTACGCCTCTGTTATGGAACCGTTCGGAAACGCAATTCATACGGCATCCGTCACAAACTTACTTGGAAAGACGGTACTTATAACCGGTGCAGGCCCGATAGGTTTGATGGCGATCCAAGTGGCAAAAGTTGCAGGTGCAAGTACTGTGATCGTTTCGGAAGTTGACCCACTGAGAATAGAAATGGCGCAAGAAAACGGTGCCGATGTTGTGATAAATCCTGCGGAAAAAGATTTGGTCAAGGAAGTTTATAAACTACTCGGCGATGGAGTCGACGTTTTGCTCGAAATGAGTGGTAACAGGAAAGCGTTTGAGGACGGTTTAAAATGCGTCACGATGGGCGGAGAGGTATCTGTTCTTGGTATATTCGGTGGAAAGATCGATATTAATTTTGACGCGTTAATCACCATGAGAGGACTTACGGTCTATGGTATAACAGGTAGAAGGATGTTCGAGACATGGAGAATAGCTGATGAGCTTTTACGAACAAAGAAAGTTGACCTTTCAAAAGTTGTTACTCACGTGCTTCCGTTTAACGAGTGGGAAAAAGGTTTCGAACTCATGCTCAACAAACAATGTGGTAAAGTTGTTTTGAATCTGGATTAA
- a CDS encoding glycine C-acetyltransferase: MFNYKILEDEMETLKNEGLYINIRTLESPQGAWIVVNGKRVLNLCSNNYLGFANDERLKQAAIKAIQEWGVGPGAVRTIAGTMKIHEELEKALAEFKGAEATIFLQSGFVANQAAIPTIFGDENDAIISDELNHASIIDGVRLSKAKRYVYKHNDMNELEARLKEARDVQKARRILIVTDGVFSMDGDIAPLPEIVNLAEQYGAAVMVDDAHGEGVLGRAGRGIVDHFGLHGKVDMEIGTLSKAFGVLGGYIAGSETLVRYLKQKARPFLFSTGLTPADVAACLEAVRILQESDERVKRLWNNADYFKTEMKKLGFDLGVSQTPITPVMLYDAKVATQFSKELFEEGIFAQAIGYPTVPKGKARIRVMISAVHSKEDLDFALEKFEKVGKKLAVI, translated from the coding sequence ATGTTTAACTACAAAATCTTAGAAGACGAAATGGAAACATTGAAGAACGAAGGACTTTACATTAATATACGCACGCTTGAGTCTCCACAGGGTGCATGGATCGTTGTCAATGGTAAACGAGTGCTGAACCTCTGCTCGAACAACTATCTTGGTTTTGCTAACGATGAAAGGCTCAAACAAGCAGCGATAAAGGCGATTCAGGAATGGGGAGTTGGACCTGGAGCCGTTCGAACTATCGCAGGAACGATGAAGATTCACGAAGAACTCGAGAAAGCACTTGCCGAATTTAAGGGAGCTGAAGCTACTATTTTCTTGCAGTCAGGATTTGTGGCAAATCAGGCAGCGATCCCAACAATTTTTGGTGATGAGAACGATGCCATTATTTCCGATGAGCTTAATCATGCAAGCATAATCGATGGTGTTCGACTTTCAAAGGCGAAAAGGTACGTTTATAAACACAACGATATGAACGAATTGGAAGCAAGGCTCAAAGAAGCAAGGGATGTCCAAAAAGCAAGAAGGATACTAATAGTAACAGATGGTGTCTTCAGTATGGATGGAGATATCGCTCCGCTTCCAGAGATAGTCAACCTTGCAGAACAATACGGTGCCGCTGTCATGGTTGACGATGCGCACGGGGAAGGTGTCCTTGGTAGAGCTGGAAGAGGCATCGTGGATCACTTTGGACTCCATGGGAAAGTTGATATGGAAATAGGAACGCTTTCTAAAGCATTTGGTGTGCTTGGAGGTTACATCGCAGGTAGTGAAACGCTTGTTAGATATCTGAAGCAAAAAGCAAGACCATTCCTTTTCAGCACAGGACTCACACCTGCTGATGTGGCAGCTTGTCTTGAGGCTGTCAGGATACTGCAAGAGAGCGATGAAAGGGTTAAGAGGCTCTGGAACAATGCAGATTATTTCAAAACGGAGATGAAAAAGCTAGGTTTCGACCTTGGAGTGAGCCAAACGCCGATAACACCTGTTATGCTTTACGATGCGAAGGTTGCAACTCAGTTCAGTAAAGAACTCTTCGAAGAAGGTATCTTTGCACAGGCGATAGGTTATCCAACCGTTCCGAAAGGAAAGGCAAGGATACGGGTGATGATAAGCGCCGTGCATTCGAAGGAAGACCTTGACTTTGCGCTTGAGAAATTTGAGAAAGTCGGAAAGAAATTGGCCGTTATATGA
- a CDS encoding PQQ-binding-like beta-propeller repeat protein: MKRRFVRFSLVFVFISVLLVLQSLSIAQTNQAYPFTFHNGYIALLTDLHYPYKSKTVEKLLGEIAEIKPQAVFLLGDLTEIGSDEEFNKLHETLLILERAKIPYRYILGNHDVRWSYQIRKTKRLDINNSAGLYETFTYEVGDFVVIGIGTTMLFQHVGHIGEIQLKWLKQELERSKSKGKQVILLSHHPFGGPNNYTDDGWKVLEMLPDYDVPLVLSGHVHKYDHSGFYNWAWFQTVGAAKDGYMTVLSWDNEQAYLWKYDVSTDGFEILKSVPLKKQKRQLVNGTITLVKNADGTVKIKVEGVGAERIRIIANGKVIHERALQNTSEKPSTYEVTLNNLPKVDISVLLRVSLIGKEGVFQKFFVLEQQQKGWSFQLEDTIYSKPAVLEGGFVIADYSGNVVFLKDGKAFWKKKIGSVVANIETISGNFVLGALDGNLYLFDVNGNLLKQVKLSEPIHAIKKGNSTLAVCAGKYFYILKATDLTVIAKHDLKGLLEIQPLFENGKYYQPSWDGKIYIVSEDGKLIDQFEVGKSYYTSGSSIPAIVGNLLIYANIEGTVNAMDVQTKGKIWSLKIPGVGYSSVKRQGDFVYVTTMNGEVYKIGAKTGKIIWNVKLNSSTMVADPIILDQKQLVLGTDRGEVAFVDLDSGNYDMIFAGTGYLTSLLPFENNVLCTFANGVVRYLHL, encoded by the coding sequence GTGAAAAGACGTTTCGTTCGGTTTTCATTGGTTTTCGTGTTCATATCTGTCTTATTAGTACTCCAATCGCTTTCCATTGCTCAAACCAACCAAGCATATCCATTCACCTTCCACAACGGATATATTGCTTTACTAACAGACTTACACTATCCGTACAAATCAAAAACAGTTGAGAAATTATTAGGCGAAATTGCTGAAATAAAACCACAGGCAGTCTTTCTTTTGGGTGACCTCACCGAAATAGGAAGTGATGAAGAGTTCAATAAGTTGCACGAAACGCTGCTCATTCTGGAACGTGCAAAGATTCCGTACAGGTACATTTTGGGTAACCACGATGTGCGGTGGAGTTATCAGATAAGAAAGACGAAGAGGTTGGATATCAACAATTCAGCAGGGCTCTATGAAACATTCACTTACGAAGTTGGTGATTTTGTCGTCATAGGTATCGGTACAACGATGCTCTTCCAACACGTGGGTCATATCGGGGAAATTCAGTTGAAATGGTTGAAACAAGAGCTGGAGAGGTCTAAATCCAAAGGTAAGCAGGTAATTTTGCTGTCTCACCATCCATTTGGTGGACCTAATAATTACACCGATGATGGTTGGAAGGTTTTAGAGATGCTTCCAGATTATGATGTTCCGCTTGTGTTGTCTGGACATGTTCACAAATACGACCACTCGGGATTCTATAACTGGGCTTGGTTTCAGACCGTGGGTGCTGCGAAAGATGGTTATATGACTGTTTTAAGCTGGGATAACGAGCAAGCTTACTTATGGAAGTATGATGTAAGTACGGATGGTTTTGAAATACTCAAAAGTGTTCCTCTCAAAAAACAGAAAAGACAGTTGGTAAACGGAACTATAACACTCGTAAAAAATGCGGATGGCACAGTTAAGATAAAAGTAGAGGGTGTTGGCGCAGAAAGGATAAGGATAATAGCAAACGGTAAAGTGATACACGAACGTGCACTTCAAAATACTTCTGAGAAACCTTCAACGTACGAAGTTACTCTTAACAACCTTCCAAAGGTTGATATTTCAGTACTGCTGAGAGTTTCCTTAATAGGTAAAGAAGGAGTTTTTCAAAAGTTCTTTGTACTTGAACAACAACAAAAAGGTTGGTCGTTCCAACTGGAAGATACAATCTACTCAAAGCCTGCAGTTTTGGAAGGTGGCTTTGTTATTGCCGACTACTCTGGCAACGTAGTTTTTTTAAAAGATGGAAAAGCCTTTTGGAAGAAAAAAATAGGTTCTGTTGTGGCAAATATAGAGACTATTTCTGGTAATTTTGTCTTAGGCGCTTTGGATGGAAATTTATATCTGTTTGATGTAAATGGAAATTTGCTTAAGCAGGTAAAATTATCCGAACCAATACATGCAATTAAAAAAGGAAATTCAACACTTGCTGTTTGCGCAGGTAAGTATTTTTACATACTGAAAGCTACCGATTTAACGGTGATAGCAAAACATGATTTGAAGGGCTTGCTTGAAATTCAGCCGCTTTTTGAAAACGGTAAATACTATCAACCATCTTGGGACGGTAAGATTTACATAGTTAGCGAGGATGGAAAATTAATTGACCAATTTGAAGTTGGAAAAAGTTACTACACATCTGGCAGTTCAATACCTGCAATTGTTGGGAATTTGCTGATATATGCAAACATAGAAGGGACAGTCAATGCGATGGATGTTCAAACCAAAGGAAAAATTTGGAGCTTGAAAATACCAGGTGTTGGATACTCTTCTGTGAAACGTCAGGGTGATTTTGTTTATGTCACAACAATGAACGGTGAAGTATACAAAATAGGGGCAAAAACCGGAAAAATCATTTGGAACGTCAAGTTGAATTCCTCAACAATGGTAGCAGATCCGATAATTCTCGACCAAAAACAACTTGTTTTAGGAACGGACCGTGGGGAGGTAGCTTTTGTTGATTTGGACTCGGGAAATTACGATATGATTTTTGCTGGAACAGGGTATCTAACGAGCCTTTTGCCTTTTGAGAATAACGTTTTGTGCACATTCGCAAATGGAGTAGTTCGTTATTTACACTTATAG
- a CDS encoding HTH domain-containing protein: protein MDKKELVFKVLLESDKPLRPGDIAEKAGLSKEEVDKAIKALKEEGKIESPKRCYYQAKK from the coding sequence ATGGATAAAAAGGAACTTGTTTTCAAAGTTCTTTTAGAGTCAGACAAACCACTGAGACCGGGAGATATCGCCGAAAAGGCTGGGCTTTCCAAAGAAGAAGTGGACAAAGCCATAAAAGCACTCAAAGAAGAAGGAAAGATAGAATCGCCTAAAAGGTGCTACTACCAGGCAAAAAAATAA